One Bacillus amyloliquefaciens DSM 7 = ATCC 23350 DNA window includes the following coding sequences:
- a CDS encoding DUF1657 domain-containing protein gives MTVGSDVKQCFASLKGVEASLSSLALRTLDDESKRTLHEAMMVVHEVTKDLKKRVGELEGEELQYKGF, from the coding sequence ATGACAGTAGGATCAGATGTTAAACAGTGTTTTGCCAGTCTAAAAGGGGTAGAAGCAAGTCTCTCAAGTTTAGCATTACGGACTCTTGATGATGAATCGAAGCGAACTTTGCATGAGGCTATGATGGTAGTACACGAAGTAACAAAAGATTTAAAAAAAAGAGTAGGAGAACTAGAAGGAGAGGAACTTCAGTACAAAGGTTTCTAG
- a CDS encoding DUF421 domain-containing protein — protein sequence MPEWLDVAVRSALFVALLLFITKWLGKKQISQLTFFEYVTGISIGNIGAEVAIGLERNIFHGIIGIVIFAVIPFFAGLISLKSKRFRNFIEGKATVFIKDGKIMEDNLKKERYTTDELLDLLRKKDVFQVSDVEFAVLEATGDLSVMLKKENQPLTAKDINLKVASIKEPQTIIMDGTIMDEPLATIGRSRAWLQTELEKLGVTIENVFLGQVNSYGELTIDLFDDKLQVAPPQERPLILSTLKKCQADLELFALGTESKDAKQMYRLNSEKLQEAIDKVTPILKG from the coding sequence GTGCCTGAATGGTTAGATGTAGCTGTACGCTCAGCATTATTTGTTGCTCTTTTACTTTTCATTACAAAATGGTTAGGGAAAAAGCAAATTTCCCAACTAACTTTCTTTGAATATGTCACCGGTATTTCTATTGGGAATATTGGTGCAGAAGTGGCTATAGGACTTGAACGGAACATTTTTCACGGAATTATTGGAATTGTCATTTTTGCGGTTATTCCCTTTTTCGCTGGTTTAATTTCATTAAAAAGTAAACGTTTTCGCAATTTTATAGAAGGAAAAGCAACTGTATTTATCAAAGATGGGAAGATTATGGAAGATAATTTAAAAAAGGAAAGATATACGACAGATGAACTGTTAGATCTCCTTCGCAAGAAGGATGTCTTTCAAGTCTCTGATGTAGAATTTGCTGTTTTAGAGGCAACAGGTGATTTATCTGTGATGCTAAAGAAAGAAAATCAACCTTTAACAGCAAAGGATATAAACTTGAAGGTTGCTTCAATCAAGGAGCCTCAGACCATTATTATGGATGGTACAATAATGGATGAACCACTAGCCACGATTGGACGAAGTCGGGCTTGGCTACAAACTGAATTAGAAAAACTAGGGGTAACGATTGAAAATGTATTTCTGGGACAGGTTAATTCTTACGGAGAGTTAACGATTGATCTGTTTGACGATAAATTACAAGTCGCACCCCCACAAGAAAGACCCTTAATTCTTTCAACCTTGAAAAAATGTCAAGCAGACTTAGAACTATTTGCTCTTGGAACGGAATCAAAAGACGCCAAACAAATGTATAGGTTAAACAGTGAAAAATTACAAGAAGCCATTGATAAAGTGACCCCTATTTTAAAAGGATAA
- a CDS encoding phospholipase D-like domain-containing protein, with translation MEWIFYLYLLNTFFILFIAIWEVRRPAKALNWIIIVLFLPVIGFWLYLSISNPRFIHRKRLTCSKNESNKLPETFGASASVIANALRHFTVNGLRMGQVQVFNNGIAKYDQLLVSLQKAQETIDLEYFIYRNDQIGNRITELLIEKALNGVQVRFMRDSLGSYKFPREKIRQMVEAGIECRTIFPLRFPWILSNWNYRDHCKIVTIDRKESFTGGMNVGYEYTGLKPDVGFWRDTHLQIIGEATGDLQTVFDVHWEIAVPERIKSKTNLKTKSEVTKINSIGRADHSKWSAELGSELSTLDDKEMDISGKTRTLHKAYIHTLEGNPGIPTPVIRQAYFICITQATKTIDLTTPYFVPETDIIMALKTAVTRGVRVRLLVPRHNNQKIVGLASRTYYGELIEAGVQIYQYDKGMIHAKVLTIDEEIAAVGSANYDMRSFRLNYEVCQVVYSADVARELTEQFERDLTDSVPLRIEDLLQRSLTERIVEQGARVLSPLL, from the coding sequence TTGGAGTGGATTTTTTATCTATACCTGTTAAATACGTTCTTTATCTTATTCATAGCAATTTGGGAAGTTCGTCGGCCTGCCAAGGCTTTGAATTGGATAATAATCGTCCTTTTTTTACCTGTCATTGGTTTCTGGCTATATCTTAGCATATCAAACCCTAGGTTTATTCATCGAAAAAGATTGACCTGTTCTAAAAATGAATCTAACAAATTACCTGAGACATTCGGTGCTTCAGCATCGGTAATTGCCAATGCTTTACGGCATTTCACTGTGAATGGGCTTCGAATGGGCCAAGTCCAAGTGTTTAACAATGGGATAGCAAAATATGATCAACTCCTTGTATCCCTGCAAAAAGCCCAAGAAACCATTGATCTGGAATATTTCATCTATCGGAACGACCAAATTGGTAATCGAATCACAGAACTGCTAATCGAAAAAGCATTAAATGGAGTGCAGGTTCGTTTTATGAGAGATAGCTTGGGGAGTTATAAATTCCCGCGTGAAAAAATCCGGCAGATGGTTGAAGCAGGGATAGAATGCAGGACAATATTTCCTCTGCGATTTCCCTGGATTTTGTCCAATTGGAATTATCGGGATCATTGTAAGATTGTGACGATTGACAGAAAGGAATCCTTTACTGGCGGTATGAACGTTGGGTATGAATATACAGGATTAAAGCCAGACGTAGGATTTTGGAGGGACACTCATTTGCAAATTATAGGGGAAGCAACAGGCGACTTGCAGACTGTTTTTGATGTTCATTGGGAAATCGCTGTGCCGGAAAGGATAAAATCAAAAACAAATTTGAAAACAAAATCAGAGGTAACGAAAATCAATTCAATCGGCAGAGCAGATCATTCCAAATGGTCAGCCGAATTGGGATCAGAGTTGAGCACCCTTGATGATAAAGAAATGGACATATCCGGAAAAACTAGGACATTGCATAAAGCGTATATCCATACGTTGGAAGGAAACCCTGGAATTCCTACCCCAGTCATTCGGCAAGCTTACTTTATATGTATAACACAGGCGACCAAGACTATTGATTTAACAACACCCTATTTTGTACCAGAAACGGATATTATCATGGCATTAAAGACAGCAGTAACTCGTGGTGTCCGTGTAAGATTGCTGGTTCCTCGCCACAATAATCAAAAAATCGTGGGTCTTGCAAGCCGTACTTATTACGGAGAACTTATAGAAGCTGGAGTTCAAATCTACCAGTACGACAAAGGAATGATACATGCGAAGGTGTTGACCATCGATGAGGAGATTGCTGCCGTAGGCTCAGCAAACTATGATATGAGAAGTTTTCGCCTGAATTATGAGGTGTGTCAAGTCGTGTACAGTGCTGATGTGGCAAGGGAACTCACAGAGCAGTTCGAGAGGGATCTTACTGATTCTGTACCATTAAGAATTGAAGACTTGTTGCAACGATCCCTGACCGAGCGCATTGTTGAACAGGGTGCTCGCGTGCTTTCTCCATTATTATAA
- a CDS encoding DinB family protein translates to MNHAKNMYQYHVWANKALLERMKELPSGVLYEEVRSSYPTIAQTFSHIYAADVMWLQVLKGIDMQEALEPSMAYAERSHLYSAEEFTKSYEELASQFEEWINSQTDFEQKINLKNPWLGSRETAYSEILFHVANHGTYHRGNITTMLRQQSYALAMNDLSLYWYQDEAR, encoded by the coding sequence ATGAACCATGCGAAAAATATGTATCAGTACCATGTTTGGGCGAATAAGGCGCTATTAGAAAGAATGAAGGAATTACCAAGCGGCGTTCTTTACGAAGAGGTTCGCAGTTCATATCCTACAATTGCACAAACGTTTAGTCACATCTACGCGGCGGATGTTATGTGGCTGCAAGTACTTAAAGGAATAGACATGCAGGAAGCATTAGAACCTTCTATGGCTTATGCAGAAAGGTCTCATTTATATTCTGCAGAAGAATTTACTAAGTCTTATGAAGAACTGGCTTCACAGTTTGAAGAATGGATTAATAGCCAAACAGATTTCGAACAAAAAATAAATTTGAAGAATCCTTGGTTAGGTTCCAGAGAAACTGCTTACTCAGAAATTTTATTCCATGTTGCGAATCACGGTACTTATCATCGAGGTAACATAACAACTATGTTAAGACAACAAAGTTACGCTTTGGCAATGAATGACCTTTCTTTATATTGGTATCAGGATGAGGCCAGATAG
- a CDS encoding DUF421 domain-containing protein, translated as MTLKNKSTRSLLLGNPNIIIRDGVMDRDVNQVLSILRQNNVFSVREVKYGILEANGQISLLLKSKYQKPDLNLPESPVDLPTSLIIDGEILWDNLHELGFDQQWLDNQLTTNGYDNVKRILYADWRESEGIHVSPK; from the coding sequence ATGACTCTAAAAAATAAATCGACACGTTCTCTCTTATTAGGCAATCCTAACATCATCATTCGAGATGGTGTTATGGACAGAGATGTAAATCAAGTATTGAGTATACTCCGTCAAAATAATGTCTTTTCAGTTCGCGAAGTCAAATACGGTATATTGGAAGCTAATGGGCAAATAAGTTTATTATTAAAATCCAAGTATCAAAAACCAGATCTCAATCTTCCAGAAAGTCCAGTAGACCTCCCAACATCGTTAATTATAGATGGGGAAATTTTATGGGATAATTTACATGAACTCGGATTTGATCAACAGTGGTTAGATAACCAATTAACTACCAATGGATATGATAATGTAAAGCGTATACTTTACGCAGATTGGCGAGAGAGTGAAGGCATACATGTAAGTCCTAAATAA
- the spoVAE gene encoding stage V sporulation protein AE yields the protein MIYFWAFVVGGLICIIGQIMFDVFKLTPGHTLSALVVIGALLDGFGLYEPLIDFAGAGATVPITNFGNSLVHGAMQEAEKHGLVGVLTGMFEVTSSGISAAIVFGMIGALIFKPKG from the coding sequence ATGATCTATTTTTGGGCTTTTGTCGTAGGCGGTTTAATTTGTATCATTGGGCAAATTATGTTTGATGTATTTAAATTGACACCAGGTCATACCTTAAGTGCTCTTGTAGTGATTGGGGCGCTTTTAGATGGATTTGGACTATACGAGCCTTTGATTGATTTTGCTGGGGCAGGGGCTACCGTTCCGATTACAAATTTTGGGAATTCGCTTGTTCATGGTGCGATGCAGGAAGCAGAAAAACATGGGTTAGTTGGGGTACTGACAGGAATGTTTGAAGTAACTAGTTCTGGTATTTCAGCTGCCATTGTTTTCGGCATGATAGGAGCTTTAATTTTTAAGCCAAAAGGATAA
- the adhP gene encoding alcohol dehydrogenase AdhP: MKAVIATKDKNIAIVQKELRPLRHGEAKVKMEYCGVCHTDLHVKNADFGDVTGVTLGHEGIGIVTEIGEGVSSLKKGDRVSIAWMFESCGRCEYCLTGRETLCRDVKNAGYTVDGAMAEEAIVAVDYAVKVPEHLDPAAASSITCAGVTTYKAVKVSEIKPGQWIGVFGVGGLGNLAVQYAKNVFNAKVIAFDISDEKLNFAKSLGADAVVNSLNEDPVEKAKEVTSDLGLDAAVITAVSKTPFNQAIDVVKAGARVVAVGLPVDKMDLDIPRLVLDGIQVVGSLVGTREDLKEAFRFAADGKVVPKVTKRPIEDVNDIFEEMEQGKVTGRMVIDFTC; encoded by the coding sequence TTGAAAGCCGTAATAGCGACGAAAGACAAAAATATAGCGATCGTACAAAAAGAATTACGTCCTTTGCGACATGGTGAAGCCAAAGTTAAGATGGAATACTGCGGTGTATGTCATACTGACTTGCATGTTAAAAATGCTGATTTCGGGGATGTGACAGGCGTCACTTTAGGTCATGAAGGAATAGGCATTGTAACCGAGATTGGTGAAGGCGTATCAAGCCTGAAAAAAGGAGACCGCGTCTCTATTGCGTGGATGTTTGAAAGCTGCGGCCGCTGTGAATATTGCTTAACAGGCCGTGAAACCCTGTGCCGTGATGTAAAAAATGCCGGCTATACAGTTGATGGCGCGATGGCTGAAGAAGCAATCGTAGCGGTTGATTATGCAGTGAAAGTGCCTGAACATTTAGATCCGGCAGCAGCAAGCAGCATTACTTGTGCAGGCGTAACAACTTATAAAGCAGTAAAAGTCAGTGAAATTAAGCCTGGTCAATGGATCGGTGTATTTGGAGTCGGCGGTTTGGGCAACTTGGCTGTTCAATATGCAAAGAATGTCTTTAACGCTAAAGTGATTGCTTTCGACATTAGCGATGAAAAGTTGAATTTTGCTAAGAGCTTAGGTGCTGACGCGGTTGTAAACAGTTTAAACGAAGACCCTGTCGAGAAGGCTAAAGAAGTGACCAGCGATTTAGGACTTGATGCTGCGGTCATTACCGCTGTCTCTAAAACCCCTTTCAATCAAGCGATTGATGTTGTAAAAGCAGGAGCGCGAGTAGTTGCTGTCGGTTTACCGGTAGATAAGATGGACTTAGATATTCCCCGTCTTGTGTTAGATGGAATTCAGGTAGTAGGTTCATTAGTAGGTACCAGAGAAGACCTGAAGGAAGCTTTCCGATTCGCTGCAGACGGTAAAGTTGTACCTAAAGTGACAAAGCGCCCGATCGAAGACGTGAATGATATATTTGAAGAAATGGAGCAAGGTAAAGTGACCGGCCGTATGGTTATAGATTTTACTTGTTAA